A genomic stretch from Bordetella sp. N includes:
- a CDS encoding amino acid ABC transporter permease — MINILHDYGLIFLIGQYPNGPLGGLALTLCLAVGGLMLAFPLSVLVGIARTSTIPVVALPALALTTTVRALPVLLIIFWAYFMVPLITGHTVSGVTTVVCALVLYETAFLAEVIRAGIQAIPKGQVEASRSLGMSYAKTMRKIVLPQALRQMTPSILNQFINLIKNTSLGYIISVNELTYSAYQVSGQLLTKPFQVYFILASFYFIVCYLLNLAVGYLERRSTPGLRASRA; from the coding sequence ATCATCAACATCCTGCACGACTACGGCCTTATCTTTCTTATCGGCCAATATCCGAACGGCCCGCTGGGCGGCCTGGCGCTGACGCTATGCCTGGCAGTCGGTGGCCTGATGCTGGCCTTCCCCCTGTCGGTGCTGGTCGGCATCGCCCGGACGTCCACGATCCCTGTCGTCGCCTTGCCGGCGCTGGCATTGACGACCACCGTGCGGGCCTTGCCTGTGCTGCTGATCATCTTCTGGGCCTATTTCATGGTCCCGCTGATCACCGGCCATACGGTCTCGGGCGTCACCACGGTAGTCTGCGCGCTGGTGCTCTATGAAACCGCCTTCCTGGCCGAGGTCATCCGCGCGGGTATCCAGGCCATCCCCAAAGGCCAGGTGGAGGCGTCCCGCTCGCTGGGCATGAGCTACGCCAAGACCATGCGCAAAATCGTGTTGCCGCAAGCCTTGCGGCAGATGACGCCCAGCATCCTCAACCAGTTCATCAATCTGATCAAGAACACGTCGCTGGGCTACATCATCAGCGTCAATGAGCTGACCTATTCCGCCTACCAGGTCAGTGGCCAGCTGCTGACCAAGCCCTTCCAGGTGTATTTCATCCTGGCCAGCTTCTATTTCATCGTCTGCTACCTGCTCAATCTGGCCGTGGGATACCTGGAGCGACGCAGTACGCCAGGCCTGCGTGCAAGCAGGGCTTGA
- a CDS encoding amino acid ABC transporter ATP-binding protein yields MIRFHNVEKWYGQYKALDLINEEVAKGEVVVVCGPSGSGKSTLIRTINRLEPIQKGNIYIDGKDVHSEKTDVNRLRSEIGFVFQQFNLFPHMNVMRNLTLAPLDVRKASAGEARDQAMALLEKVGLANKADAYPAELSGGQQQRVAIARALAMKPPVMLFDEPTSALDPEMVGEVLQVMKQLAKDGMTMVCVTHEMGFAREVADRVIFMDQGSIIETSTPDRFFSTPDHPRAQKFVSDIRHA; encoded by the coding sequence ATGATCCGCTTTCACAACGTCGAGAAATGGTACGGGCAATACAAGGCGCTGGATCTCATCAACGAAGAGGTCGCCAAGGGTGAGGTGGTGGTCGTCTGCGGTCCATCCGGATCGGGGAAGTCGACCTTGATCCGCACCATCAATCGCCTCGAACCCATTCAGAAGGGCAATATCTACATCGACGGCAAGGATGTCCATAGCGAGAAGACGGACGTGAACCGTCTGCGCAGCGAAATCGGCTTCGTCTTCCAGCAGTTCAATCTGTTCCCGCACATGAATGTCATGCGCAATCTGACGTTGGCGCCTCTGGATGTACGGAAAGCCTCGGCAGGCGAAGCGCGCGACCAGGCCATGGCGCTGCTCGAAAAAGTGGGCCTTGCGAATAAGGCCGACGCCTATCCCGCGGAACTGTCCGGGGGCCAGCAACAGCGCGTGGCGATCGCCCGCGCGCTCGCCATGAAGCCGCCCGTCATGCTGTTCGATGAACCCACCAGCGCGCTCGACCCCGAAATGGTGGGCGAGGTGCTGCAAGTCATGAAGCAGCTGGCCAAGGATGGCATGACCATGGTCTGCGTGACCCACGAGATGGGCTTCGCGCGCGAGGTGGCCGACCGCGTCATCTTCATGGATCAAGGCAGCATCATCGAGACCAGCACGCCCGACCGCTTCTTTTCCACGCCCGACCACCCCCGCGCGCAGAAGTTCGTGTCCGATATTCGCCACGCTTGA